From the genome of Halobacterium sp. R2-5:
CCGGCTCGACGGCGAGACGACGCCGCTCCGGGCGGGCGACTACGTCGCGCTCCCGGCCGACGAGTCCGGCGGCCACAGGGTCGTCAACGACGCCGAGACGACGCTGCGCTACCTCGCCGTCTCCACGATGCGCGAGCCCGACGTGACGGTGTACCCGGACTCGGGGAAGGTCGGCGTGTTCGTCGGCGCGCCGCCGGGCGGACGCGGCGAACGCACGCACCACGGCTACTACGCGACCGAGGACGCCGTCGACTACTGG
Proteins encoded in this window:
- a CDS encoding cupin domain-containing protein, translated to MSKVNESDLGWTEIDDGGMRVRRKQLGEAAAGEQLGCSLYELPPGERSWPYHYHTANEEALYVLAGKGTLRLDGETTPLRAGDYVALPADESGGHRVVNDAETTLRYLAVSTMREPDVTVYPDSGKVGVFVGAPPGGRGERTHHGYYATEDAVDYWDGE